From Arcticibacter tournemirensis, one genomic window encodes:
- a CDS encoding response regulator transcription factor, with the protein MKVKLLYVEDEFDLGNLTKQYLELMDFQVDWFTTARSALEYFRKVPAAYNVVIIDIQLPDMNGFDLSEQLLAINQNVYLVFLTSKKDKADRLKGLKIGAVDYITKPFDADELVLKIQNMVRHKVAYVTPEAARRLPETETICLGDMSLKKSQLVLSLPDELNVSLTQREADLIEYLYQRRNKVVKREEILRDLWGDNNYFLGRSLDVFISRLRKLFRDSQSVRIQNVHGVGFIFSVN; encoded by the coding sequence ATGAAAGTAAAGCTGTTATATGTAGAGGATGAATTTGACCTGGGTAATCTTACCAAACAGTACCTGGAGCTGATGGACTTCCAGGTTGACTGGTTTACCACTGCCCGTTCGGCGCTTGAATACTTCAGGAAAGTTCCGGCAGCCTATAACGTGGTCATTATTGATATTCAGCTGCCCGACATGAACGGCTTCGACCTGTCGGAACAGCTGCTGGCCATCAACCAGAATGTGTACCTTGTATTTCTCACTTCAAAAAAGGACAAGGCCGACCGGCTGAAAGGACTTAAAATAGGCGCCGTAGATTATATTACCAAACCCTTCGATGCCGACGAGCTGGTATTGAAGATCCAGAATATGGTAAGGCATAAAGTGGCGTACGTAACGCCCGAAGCAGCAAGAAGACTGCCCGAGACAGAAACGATCTGCCTGGGAGATATGTCGCTTAAGAAGTCGCAGCTGGTGCTTTCCCTGCCCGACGAGCTTAACGTCTCGCTTACCCAACGGGAGGCCGACCTGATTGAATACCTGTATCAGCGGAGAAACAAAGTGGTGAAACGTGAGGAGATCCTGCGCGACCTGTGGGGCGACAATAACTACTTTCTCGGCAGAAGTCTTGACGTATTCATCTCCCGCCTAAGGAAGTTATTCCGCGACTCGCAGTCGGTACGAATACAAAACGTTCATGGCGTGGGCTTTATCTTCAGCGTGAATTAA
- a CDS encoding DUF6265 family protein: protein MNHSKTTRLRQTAFVARLSFFVAALLLLNTTAFCQQTAEQDFKKLEWLAGKWTRTNVKPGQSGSEMWALEAPNSMKGQGETIKGTDTIFVEKLELLIKDKHIFYVVDGLDNQEPTHFKITEISDDSFVCENKEHDFPKKIAYKRTDQGMTATISGDGKSIDFIFIKKIGQ, encoded by the coding sequence ATGAATCACAGCAAAACAACCCGCCTCCGCCAGACTGCATTTGTAGCCAGGCTATCATTTTTCGTTGCAGCCCTTTTGCTGCTAAATACTACTGCATTTTGTCAGCAGACTGCCGAACAGGACTTTAAGAAACTCGAATGGCTTGCCGGTAAGTGGACGCGCACCAACGTAAAGCCCGGTCAATCGGGAAGTGAAATGTGGGCCTTAGAAGCGCCCAACAGCATGAAGGGACAGGGTGAAACCATCAAAGGTACCGACACCATTTTTGTAGAAAAGCTGGAGCTGCTAATAAAAGACAAACATATTTTCTATGTGGTCGACGGGCTTGATAACCAGGAACCCACCCACTTCAAAATAACCGAAATAAGCGACGACAGCTTTGTTTGTGAAAACAAGGAACACGACTTCCCCAAAAAGATAGCCTATAAGCGAACCGATCAGGGAATGACAGCCACCATTTCGGGCGACGGAAAAAGTATAGACTTTATTTTCATTAAGAAAATAGGGCAATAG
- a CDS encoding SusC/RagA family TonB-linked outer membrane protein — protein MHLKTFTQCFYLLVITMLCLGEVSAQTQESEITVKGTVRDELNAPLIGVSVLNLNTRKAVSTDIDGRFSILASRGDSLLARYIGYKDYRTQISTVIELNIVLQASNNSLNEVVVVGYGQQKKISLVGAQSSVNVEALQVPVANLSTALAGRIAGLVGVQRTGLPGSNTADVWIRGISTFNSLNSASPLVIVDGVQGRNINAFDPEDIASFTVLKDASATAVYGAQGANGVILITTKKGRVGKPSLMFNYNQGITAFTRTPELANGEQYMRLRNEARVASGSQPDYSQEYIDNTLSASDPVLYPNVDWMNTLFSESAANRRINFAASGGSETTQYYSSLAYYDETSLLKTDKLQSYNADTRFRRYNFTSNVDMNWTKTTRFSLGVQGYITNTNYPGTNPQEAFGRVMQTNPVLYPVMLPGNLVPGINTSRDYQPNPYALVTQTGYQNIFQSQLYSNAAINQDLSYLVKGLSARAMFSFDTWNSHTINRTRLRTLYAIDRSDPYDDEGNLNLAILANGSDALGYNRNNSGDRKFYAEAAVNYERMFGDHSVSAMILYNQNSNTAAFADNLTSSLPTRTQGLAGRATYSWKDKYFGEFNFGYNGSENFAPGQRYGFFPSFGAGWVLSNEEFFSPLKEVLPFFKLRYSNGWVGSGSGGRRFGYLTIVSTGASGYTFGNGTNNTGFSGLAISDYGANVVWAKSHKQDLGLEFKTLKSLLSVTVDYFKEHRSGVFLQRGSLANYLGLQTFPFGNLGVIDNEGFDGTIDLAPFKVGQTAWSFHGTFSYNKDKVIENDDPVQPFPYMERRGNNYLSRYGYIADGLFQSQAEIDAHADQSALGGQRVGDIRYRDLNGDNIIDAYDQARIGNGDVPNLVYGAGFNVTFKGFYVGAFFQGINGADRLLGGDGIIPFNNSNGGERSNLYSIAEDRWTEDNPVSDPFYPRLAFGNSANRNNAVASSWWVKDIDFIRLKTVDIGYNLPAGSLKNLSVKSARIYFQGVNVLYWSKFKLWDPELNTSNGASYPNTRTFSLGAQVNF, from the coding sequence ATGCATTTAAAAACCTTTACTCAATGCTTTTACCTGCTCGTGATTACGATGCTTTGCCTGGGCGAAGTATCCGCACAAACGCAGGAGTCGGAAATTACGGTTAAGGGAACAGTGAGAGATGAGCTGAACGCACCCTTAATTGGTGTGAGCGTGCTCAACCTCAACACCCGCAAGGCCGTGTCTACGGATATCGACGGCCGTTTCTCGATCCTGGCCAGCCGGGGCGACTCGCTTTTGGCCCGCTACATCGGTTACAAAGACTACCGCACCCAGATCAGCACGGTGATCGAACTGAACATTGTGCTGCAGGCAAGCAATAACAGCCTGAACGAAGTGGTTGTTGTTGGTTACGGGCAGCAGAAGAAGATCAGCCTGGTGGGCGCCCAGTCATCCGTGAATGTGGAGGCGCTGCAGGTGCCTGTGGCAAACCTAAGTACTGCGCTGGCAGGAAGGATTGCCGGACTGGTGGGCGTGCAGCGAACGGGCTTGCCTGGAAGCAATACAGCCGACGTTTGGATCCGTGGGATCTCCACCTTTAACTCGCTGAACAGCGCTTCGCCGCTGGTGATCGTCGATGGTGTGCAGGGAAGAAATATCAATGCGTTCGACCCCGAGGATATCGCTTCCTTTACCGTACTTAAGGATGCTTCAGCAACAGCGGTATATGGTGCCCAGGGTGCCAACGGCGTGATCCTGATCACTACGAAAAAGGGGCGCGTGGGAAAACCTTCCCTCATGTTTAACTATAACCAGGGGATTACGGCCTTCACCCGCACGCCCGAGCTGGCCAACGGCGAGCAGTACATGCGCCTGCGCAACGAGGCCCGCGTGGCCAGTGGCTCGCAGCCGGATTACTCGCAGGAATATATCGATAATACGCTTTCGGCTTCCGATCCGGTGCTTTATCCGAATGTCGACTGGATGAATACCCTGTTCAGCGAAAGCGCTGCTAACCGTCGCATAAATTTCGCCGCCAGCGGTGGCTCCGAAACCACGCAGTACTATTCATCACTCGCGTACTACGATGAGACAAGCTTGCTGAAAACGGATAAGCTTCAGAGCTATAATGCCGATACCAGGTTCAGGCGGTATAATTTTACGTCTAATGTAGATATGAACTGGACAAAGACCACCCGGTTCTCCCTTGGAGTACAGGGCTACATCACCAACACCAATTATCCGGGTACGAATCCCCAGGAGGCTTTCGGGCGGGTGATGCAGACAAACCCGGTGCTGTACCCTGTCATGCTTCCGGGTAACCTTGTACCGGGCATTAACACCTCCCGCGACTATCAGCCAAATCCCTATGCGCTGGTCACTCAAACAGGATACCAGAACATCTTTCAAAGTCAGCTCTATTCGAACGCTGCCATCAACCAGGACCTGAGCTATCTGGTAAAGGGACTTTCGGCAAGGGCTATGTTCTCTTTTGATACCTGGAACTCGCATACCATCAACCGGACCAGGCTGAGAACGCTTTACGCGATTGACCGCTCAGACCCCTATGATGACGAGGGAAACCTGAACCTGGCGATTCTTGCAAATGGTTCGGATGCGCTTGGCTATAACCGCAACAACAGCGGCGACCGTAAATTTTATGCCGAAGCTGCGGTGAATTATGAAAGGATGTTCGGCGATCATAGCGTGTCGGCAATGATCCTCTATAACCAGAACAGCAACACGGCGGCGTTTGCCGATAATCTAACGTCGTCTCTTCCTACACGTACGCAGGGACTGGCCGGAAGGGCTACTTACTCCTGGAAGGATAAGTATTTCGGTGAGTTTAACTTTGGATACAACGGCTCGGAGAATTTTGCCCCCGGGCAGCGCTATGGCTTTTTCCCTTCTTTTGGTGCGGGATGGGTGTTATCGAACGAAGAGTTTTTCAGTCCCCTCAAAGAGGTACTGCCTTTCTTTAAGCTGCGTTACTCAAACGGATGGGTTGGATCGGGCAGCGGAGGCCGGAGGTTCGGCTACCTGACGATCGTGTCGACCGGCGCCAGCGGATATACTTTTGGCAACGGAACGAATAATACCGGGTTTTCCGGACTGGCGATATCTGACTATGGTGCGAACGTGGTATGGGCGAAATCGCATAAGCAGGATCTGGGCCTTGAGTTTAAAACGCTGAAGTCGCTGCTGTCTGTTACTGTTGATTACTTTAAGGAACACCGTTCGGGCGTATTTCTGCAACGCGGCAGCCTGGCGAATTATCTCGGTTTGCAAACCTTTCCCTTCGGGAACCTCGGGGTGATCGATAATGAAGGTTTTGACGGTACGATAGACCTGGCGCCTTTTAAAGTGGGCCAAACGGCTTGGAGCTTCCATGGTACCTTCTCATACAACAAGGATAAGGTGATAGAGAACGACGATCCGGTACAGCCATTCCCTTATATGGAACGCAGGGGAAACAATTACCTCTCGCGCTATGGCTACATTGCCGACGGACTGTTTCAGAGCCAGGCAGAGATCGATGCTCATGCTGATCAGTCGGCTCTGGGAGGTCAGCGTGTGGGCGACATCCGCTACCGCGACCTCAACGGCGACAATATTATCGATGCATACGACCAGGCCAGGATTGGCAACGGCGATGTTCCTAACCTCGTGTATGGCGCGGGCTTTAATGTAACCTTTAAGGGCTTCTATGTGGGTGCATTTTTCCAGGGTATCAATGGCGCCGACCGCCTGCTGGGGGGCGATGGCATCATTCCGTTCAACAACAGCAACGGCGGAGAACGCAGCAACCTCTACTCAATTGCAGAAGACCGCTGGACGGAAGATAATCCGGTATCCGATCCATTTTATCCAAGGCTGGCTTTTGGTAATTCGGCAAACAGGAACAATGCCGTTGCCAGCAGCTGGTGGGTGAAGGATATCGACTTCATACGGCTGAAGACGGTCGACATCGGCTATAATCTTCCGGCCGGTTCGCTGAAGAATCTTTCGGTAAAGTCGGCACGGATCTATTTTCAGGGAGTGAATGTGCTGTACTGGAGCAAATTTAAGCTCTGGGACCCTGAGCTGAATACATCGAACGGCGCTTCCTATCCCAATACACGAACGTTTTCCCTGGGTGCGCAGGTCAATTTTTAA
- a CDS encoding sensor histidine kinase — MRYIQSVAFFTFILLISVLFYLTYNTFELNDRQYQLAEKNLLSTTYKSLIKKDNIYPGGYDILNKVLFKQEDSLKYYYRKQGVTHNAYADTTLKRLFSEFVQRNPMDSIFNSIRDKYQLSKELQYLVTINHIRIADNDSVLFQFNENQRYDFLDQQRQTPYGYIVGGELKTPLQQNLITEITVTSVNKYAFELRFSFYADKNNRQYHIFKATLPALVLALFALLSVLVIFYITFRSWIKVNRLAEMKTDFVDSITHEFHTPISTIVMANKNLQNDKVLADREKVKMLTDVVLRQSKRLEMLFGQVLDIARLQNVNLEKEREDLNSLLEEIVDDYKMKLADDGIRITLEKSPDDLHIALNRFWFTTMLFNLFDNAIKYNDKEYKTIDIRLSALKHEIQLEISDNGVGMEKEMIKDVFEKFYRANKKDTSHIPGLGLGLYYARQCVMAHGWKMKVKSEINKGSLFIISIS; from the coding sequence ATGAGATACATTCAGTCCGTTGCTTTCTTTACTTTCATCCTGCTGATCAGCGTACTGTTTTACCTCACCTACAATACATTTGAGCTGAATGACAGGCAGTACCAGCTTGCCGAAAAGAACCTGCTCAGCACCACGTATAAGTCGCTGATAAAAAAGGACAACATATACCCGGGTGGCTATGACATCCTTAACAAAGTACTGTTCAAACAGGAGGACAGCCTGAAATATTATTACAGGAAGCAGGGCGTTACGCACAACGCTTACGCGGATACTACCCTGAAAAGACTATTCAGCGAATTTGTGCAGCGCAATCCCATGGATTCGATCTTTAACAGCATACGAGACAAGTACCAGCTGAGCAAAGAGCTGCAATACCTGGTAACGATCAATCATATCCGGATCGCGGATAACGATTCGGTACTCTTCCAGTTTAATGAGAACCAGCGGTATGATTTCCTGGACCAGCAGCGGCAAACCCCATATGGCTATATCGTTGGAGGAGAGCTCAAAACGCCGCTCCAGCAAAACCTGATCACCGAAATAACGGTCACCTCCGTAAACAAATACGCATTCGAACTGCGGTTTTCCTTTTATGCCGATAAAAACAACCGCCAGTACCATATTTTTAAGGCCACCCTCCCGGCTTTAGTGCTGGCCCTGTTTGCATTGTTATCGGTGCTCGTGATCTTCTATATTACTTTCAGGAGCTGGATAAAAGTTAACCGCCTGGCCGAGATGAAGACCGACTTTGTAGACAGCATCACGCACGAGTTTCACACGCCCATCTCTACCATCGTGATGGCAAATAAGAACCTGCAGAACGACAAGGTTCTGGCCGACAGGGAGAAGGTGAAGATGCTGACAGATGTGGTGCTGCGGCAATCGAAACGCCTGGAAATGCTGTTCGGCCAGGTACTCGATATTGCCCGGCTTCAGAATGTGAACCTCGAAAAAGAGCGCGAAGACCTGAACAGCCTGCTCGAAGAAATCGTTGACGACTACAAAATGAAGCTTGCGGATGATGGCATCCGGATCACTTTGGAAAAAAGCCCCGACGACCTGCATATTGCGCTCAACCGTTTCTGGTTTACTACAATGCTTTTTAACCTGTTTGATAACGCTATAAAGTATAACGACAAGGAATACAAAACGATTGATATCCGGTTAAGCGCTTTGAAGCACGAAATACAGTTGGAAATCAGCGACAATGGTGTAGGAATGGAAAAAGAAATGATAAAGGACGTATTTGAGAAATTCTACCGTGCAAATAAGAAAGACACGTCACATATCCCGGGGCTTGGCCTGGGCTTGTATTACGCGCGGCAGTGCGTCATGGCTCACGGCTGGAAGATGAAAGTGAAGAGCGAAATCAATAAAGGGAGCCTGTTCATTATCAGTATTTCTTAA
- a CDS encoding RagB/SusD family nutrient uptake outer membrane protein: protein MNSKFERPQHSFKRDFNNQRMISMKKYIIAFLMAGVMFLNNSCKDFLDQVPDDILTTDRIFDSKDYVNQYLANIYANIPNELMQRYTNSDHSGPWIAASDEAMYNWDFNYANNLNQSTWSATDWDVSAYWSDWYKSIRNATDFISKIDKANPAEVNAIERARFKAEARALRALYYYWLVRMYGPVPIINKVLAPDAPLSELNIPRNTFDECISFIVEQLDSAYTDLPLVPANEEYGRITKGIVKAYKTQALMLSASPLFNGNTDMASLVNKDGTALISQTYNAGKWKLAADAAKAFIDEFVPGVYDLYTENNADPFVAAYLSCRNVVLVNWNKEWIFARSNSGVYNWHDGTPLHVGYTTNVQGYGALGVTQKMVDAYFMSNGLPIDKTSEYRATGFSDYKAPFDVKARSTYNPWTNREPRFYVGVTYNNSYWLYQGNNSREVITVMEFSGNSGRSQSSSDVSPTGYTVRKNIAVTWNDRGALLLRLGQIFLDYAEALNEYDPGNPNILVYLNKIRTRAGVPAYGNGAGQIPLAANQEAVRTAIRRERQVELSFESVRYFDCHRWKIAEVTDNAPVTGLNMYGNGDDFYKFTTITGRTFRERDYLWPVPNDEILKNNLLVQNPGW from the coding sequence ATGAACAGCAAGTTTGAACGGCCTCAACACAGTTTTAAAAGAGACTTTAACAATCAAAGAATGATCAGCATGAAGAAATATATCATTGCATTCCTGATGGCAGGAGTGATGTTTTTAAACAACTCCTGTAAGGACTTTCTCGACCAGGTGCCCGACGATATCTTAACTACCGACCGGATCTTTGATTCAAAAGATTATGTCAATCAATACCTGGCCAATATATACGCCAACATTCCCAACGAGCTTATGCAGCGTTATACCAATTCTGACCATTCAGGTCCTTGGATCGCTGCATCCGACGAAGCAATGTATAACTGGGATTTCAATTATGCCAATAATCTGAATCAGAGTACATGGTCGGCTACCGACTGGGATGTATCGGCATACTGGTCCGACTGGTATAAGTCGATCCGCAATGCTACTGACTTTATCAGCAAGATCGATAAAGCGAACCCGGCAGAGGTGAATGCGATAGAAAGAGCGCGCTTCAAGGCAGAAGCAAGGGCCTTAAGGGCTTTGTATTATTACTGGCTGGTGAGGATGTATGGCCCTGTTCCGATCATAAATAAAGTTCTCGCGCCCGATGCTCCTCTCAGCGAACTGAATATTCCGAGGAATACCTTCGATGAGTGTATCAGCTTTATAGTGGAGCAGCTTGACTCGGCTTATACCGATCTGCCGCTTGTTCCCGCGAACGAAGAGTACGGGCGGATTACCAAAGGCATCGTTAAGGCGTATAAAACGCAGGCTCTTATGCTGAGCGCAAGTCCGCTCTTTAACGGGAATACGGATATGGCCTCCCTGGTAAATAAGGATGGTACAGCCCTGATCAGTCAAACCTATAATGCCGGAAAGTGGAAGCTGGCCGCAGATGCAGCCAAAGCTTTTATTGACGAGTTTGTTCCGGGCGTTTACGACCTGTATACCGAGAACAACGCCGACCCTTTTGTTGCAGCTTACCTTTCCTGCCGCAATGTGGTGCTGGTGAACTGGAATAAGGAATGGATCTTTGCACGCTCGAATTCGGGAGTGTACAACTGGCACGACGGCACTCCTCTGCACGTGGGTTACACAACTAATGTGCAGGGCTATGGAGCATTGGGTGTTACTCAGAAGATGGTCGACGCTTACTTTATGAGCAATGGCCTGCCGATAGACAAGACCAGCGAATACAGGGCAACGGGCTTCTCTGACTATAAAGCGCCATTCGACGTGAAGGCCCGGAGTACGTATAACCCCTGGACGAACAGGGAACCTCGCTTTTATGTGGGGGTAACGTATAATAACAGCTACTGGCTCTACCAGGGCAACAACAGCAGGGAAGTAATTACAGTAATGGAGTTTTCGGGGAACTCGGGCAGAAGCCAGAGCTCTTCGGACGTGTCGCCAACCGGGTATACCGTGCGTAAAAATATTGCTGTAACCTGGAATGACCGCGGCGCGCTTTTACTTCGCCTGGGGCAGATCTTTCTTGACTATGCCGAGGCGCTCAACGAATACGACCCGGGCAACCCAAATATCCTGGTCTATCTGAACAAGATCAGGACCAGGGCAGGTGTGCCTGCTTATGGCAATGGCGCTGGTCAGATCCCGCTTGCTGCTAACCAGGAGGCCGTACGTACAGCCATCCGCCGCGAACGGCAGGTGGAACTTTCGTTCGAAAGCGTAAGGTATTTCGACTGCCATCGCTGGAAAATTGCTGAGGTTACGGATAATGCGCCGGTAACAGGTTTGAATATGTATGGTAATGGCGATGATTTTTATAAATTTACAACGATTACCGGGCGGACCTTCCGTGAGCGCGATTATCTTTGGCCGGTGCCGAATGATGAGATATTAAAAAACAACCTGCTTGTCCAGAACCCGGGATGGTAG
- a CDS encoding glycoside hydrolase family 97 protein produces the protein MIITEKKKRPLLLKNVWFALFILMGQVSLAQSIVLSSPDRKITTRIEIADKIFYSVSQGSDLVLDKSSLGLNLKSGYLGKSPKLLKKQIVSRNTSFRPVVPLKFSDIKNEYNELRMDFAGDYSVVFRAYNDGVAYRFVTRKKGDAEVIGEDAAIRLPEGYLAHIQQPGSFHTSYEESYKHLSLKDWGEKKGLATLPVLLDSRKKYKVLISESDLNDYPAMFLHSEGVNSLNAAFPKAPLEYEDNGDRSMKILKEADYIAKTSGSRSFPWRYFVISSNDGQLITNTMTASLASPLQMEDTGWIRPGKVSWEWWNDASPYGPDVNFVAGYNLETYKYYIDFAAKYGIEYIIMDEGWAKSTRDPFTPNPDVDLKELIRYGKSKNVGIVLWLTWLTVEHHFDVFKTFSEWGIKGVKIDFMDRSDQWMVNYYERVAKEAAKHKLFVDFHGSFKPAGLEYKYPNVLSYEGVRGMEQMGGATPDNSVYFPFMRNAVGPMDYTPGAMISMQPDVYRAERPNAASIGTRAYQMALFVIFESGLQMLADNPTLYYRNADCTEFIAGVPVTWDETRVLAAEAGEYAIVAKRKGKEWYIGGMTNNKESVREFDLKLDFLENGKNLKMVSFEDGINAGRQAMDYRRKESTVKSSDTIHIKMVRNGGWAAKIYGE, from the coding sequence ATGATCATTACCGAAAAGAAAAAGAGACCTTTATTGCTTAAAAACGTTTGGTTTGCCCTCTTTATACTGATGGGGCAGGTGAGCCTTGCTCAGTCCATTGTACTCTCATCACCCGACAGGAAGATTACAACGCGTATAGAAATTGCCGACAAGATCTTCTATTCAGTATCTCAGGGCAGCGACCTGGTACTCGACAAGTCATCGTTAGGACTTAATCTGAAGTCGGGTTACCTGGGAAAGAGCCCGAAGCTGTTGAAGAAACAGATCGTGTCGCGGAACACGTCCTTTCGCCCCGTTGTGCCTTTGAAGTTCTCGGATATAAAGAATGAATACAACGAACTCCGCATGGACTTTGCCGGCGACTACAGCGTGGTATTCAGGGCTTACAACGATGGCGTTGCATACCGCTTCGTCACCCGGAAAAAGGGCGATGCGGAAGTGATTGGCGAAGATGCTGCTATTCGTCTTCCCGAAGGGTATCTTGCCCATATTCAGCAGCCAGGAAGCTTTCATACGTCTTATGAAGAGTCGTATAAGCACCTTTCATTGAAAGACTGGGGCGAGAAGAAGGGTCTGGCTACCTTGCCGGTATTGCTGGATAGCCGCAAGAAGTATAAGGTTCTTATTTCGGAGTCGGATCTTAATGATTATCCTGCTATGTTTCTTCATAGCGAAGGCGTGAACAGTTTAAATGCGGCCTTTCCGAAAGCTCCGCTGGAGTATGAGGACAACGGCGACCGCAGCATGAAGATTCTGAAGGAGGCTGATTATATTGCAAAAACAAGCGGTAGCCGCAGCTTTCCATGGCGCTATTTCGTAATCAGCAGCAACGACGGACAGCTGATTACCAATACCATGACAGCCAGCCTGGCTTCACCTCTGCAGATGGAAGATACTGGCTGGATCAGGCCGGGAAAAGTAAGCTGGGAGTGGTGGAACGATGCTTCTCCGTATGGTCCGGATGTTAATTTCGTTGCGGGCTACAACCTGGAGACGTATAAGTACTACATTGATTTTGCTGCGAAATACGGTATTGAATACATCATCATGGACGAGGGTTGGGCAAAGAGCACCCGCGATCCTTTTACTCCCAATCCCGACGTGGACCTGAAGGAACTTATCCGTTATGGGAAAAGCAAGAACGTTGGTATTGTGCTGTGGCTTACCTGGCTTACAGTGGAACATCATTTTGATGTGTTTAAGACGTTCAGCGAATGGGGGATAAAGGGCGTGAAGATTGACTTTATGGACCGCAGCGACCAGTGGATGGTGAACTATTATGAAAGGGTGGCAAAGGAAGCGGCTAAGCATAAGCTGTTTGTTGATTTCCACGGTTCATTTAAACCGGCCGGACTGGAATATAAATACCCGAACGTATTGTCGTACGAAGGGGTGAGGGGTATGGAACAGATGGGCGGCGCTACTCCTGATAACAGTGTTTATTTTCCTTTTATGCGTAATGCGGTAGGCCCGATGGATTATACTCCCGGAGCTATGATCAGTATGCAGCCTGATGTATATAGGGCCGAGCGTCCGAATGCTGCCAGTATCGGCACCAGGGCGTACCAGATGGCACTCTTTGTGATTTTCGAAAGCGGACTGCAAATGCTGGCTGACAACCCAACCCTGTATTACAGGAATGCCGACTGCACCGAATTTATTGCAGGAGTGCCGGTTACCTGGGACGAAACGCGTGTGCTGGCTGCCGAAGCAGGCGAATATGCTATTGTTGCCAAGAGGAAAGGTAAAGAGTGGTATATCGGCGGAATGACGAACAACAAGGAGAGCGTACGCGAGTTCGATCTGAAGCTTGACTTCCTTGAGAACGGAAAGAACCTGAAGATGGTGTCGTTCGAAGACGGTATTAATGCCGGCCGTCAGGCAATGGATTATCGCAGAAAGGAATCGACCGTAAAATCATCCGACACCATCCATATTAAAATGGTAAGGAACGGTGGCTGGGCTGCAAAAATTTATGGAGAATAG
- a CDS encoding alpha/beta hydrolase: MKIKLKLIILFLVVTSFNAFAQKETYVTKENIHYYSDQESKDAYINERCLLDVYYPKDKKSFATIVWFHGGGIEGGNKEIPEALKNKGYAVIGVGYRLSPKVSAPAYIEDAASAVAWTFKHIAEYGGDPGRIFLSGHSAGGYLTMMVTLDKQYLAKYNIDANRIAGLIPFSGQAITHFTIRKEKGIKDTQPIIDKYAPLFHVRADAPPVLLITGDREMELLGRYEENAYLCRMMKLAGHKDTRLYELDGFDHGGMAEPAFPLLLKEIRRISAQNK, encoded by the coding sequence ATGAAAATTAAATTAAAGCTGATTATACTGTTCCTGGTCGTTACATCCTTTAATGCCTTTGCGCAGAAGGAAACCTATGTCACAAAAGAGAACATCCATTACTATTCTGATCAGGAAAGTAAAGACGCTTATATCAACGAGCGATGTCTTTTAGACGTCTACTATCCAAAAGACAAGAAAAGCTTCGCTACCATCGTTTGGTTCCACGGAGGCGGTATCGAGGGCGGCAATAAGGAGATCCCTGAGGCGCTGAAAAACAAAGGATATGCCGTCATAGGAGTAGGTTACCGTTTATCACCCAAGGTATCTGCCCCTGCCTATATCGAAGATGCAGCATCGGCTGTTGCATGGACATTCAAGCATATTGCAGAGTACGGAGGTGATCCGGGCCGTATTTTCCTTTCAGGGCATTCTGCCGGAGGTTACCTCACGATGATGGTGACCCTCGACAAGCAATATCTCGCAAAATATAACATTGATGCCAACCGGATTGCCGGGCTAATCCCCTTCAGCGGACAGGCGATTACCCACTTTACTATCCGCAAAGAAAAGGGAATAAAAGACACACAACCGATCATCGACAAGTACGCACCTCTGTTTCACGTGAGGGCGGACGCCCCTCCCGTTTTGCTTATAACAGGCGACCGCGAAATGGAGTTGTTAGGGCGGTATGAAGAGAACGCATACCTGTGCCGGATGATGAAGTTGGCAGGGCATAAAGATACCAGGCTGTATGAGCTCGACGGATTCGACCACGGAGGAATGGCCGAGCCAGCCTTTCCGCTGTTACTGAAAGAAATCAGGAGGATTTCGGCGCAGAACAAGTAA